The following coding sequences are from one bacterium window:
- the cdaA gene encoding diadenylate cyclase CdaA — protein sequence MQVDIFSLLSDFFKTTGYIRPSWTDVIDIIVVALVVYFLLKLIKGTFAVQMIVGLVFMVAASLIGRLAELKTVNMLLSNFWSFGLLVFLVIFQPEIRRTLAQLGKYGLMRHWKAQQTELVEEIVNAVSALSQKRTGALIVIERSTGLRSHVERGVPIGAAVTSPLLRAIFQKTSPLHDGAVMISEGVIASAVSFLPLIKSRDLDISYGSRHRAAMGITEDTDAVAVVVSEETGAVHLAINGKLTKGLEPAQLRNSLKTLMVNVRGRSQAVLGKRKPKTVSATSE from the coding sequence ATGCAGGTTGATATCTTCTCTCTGTTATCGGATTTCTTTAAGACCACGGGATACATTAGACCCAGCTGGACGGATGTCATCGACATCATCGTCGTGGCGCTGGTTGTCTATTTCCTACTCAAGTTGATTAAGGGCACCTTTGCGGTGCAGATGATCGTGGGCCTGGTTTTCATGGTCGCAGCGTCGCTAATTGGTCGGTTGGCGGAGCTTAAGACTGTGAACATGCTTCTCTCGAATTTCTGGAGTTTTGGGCTACTCGTGTTTCTGGTGATATTCCAGCCTGAGATTCGGCGGACGCTCGCCCAGCTTGGTAAGTATGGTTTGATGAGACATTGGAAGGCGCAACAGACAGAGCTGGTGGAGGAGATTGTCAATGCTGTCTCGGCCTTGTCTCAGAAGAGGACGGGCGCATTGATTGTGATAGAAAGAAGCACTGGGCTTCGGTCGCATGTCGAGCGCGGCGTCCCAATCGGCGCCGCAGTAACCTCGCCGTTGCTGCGGGCGATTTTTCAGAAAACATCGCCTCTTCACGATGGGGCTGTGATGATCAGTGAGGGGGTTATAGCAAGCGCGGTAAGTTTCCTGCCGCTGATCAAGTCTCGCGATCTGGATATATCTTATGGCTCGAGGCATAGGGCGGCGATGGGTATAACGGAGGACACGGACGCCGTGGCCGTTGTTGTCTCGGAGGAGACGGGCGCAGTCCACCTCGCGATAAACGGCAAGTTGACCAAGGGATTGGAGCCTGCCCAGCTTCGTAACTCTCTTAAAACCCTAATGGTGAATGTTAGAGGCCGTAGCCAAGCGGTGCTGGGCAAAAGAAAGCCTAAGACAGTTTCGGCAACGTCGGAGTAG
- a CDS encoding right-handed parallel beta-helix repeat-containing protein codes for MIGHGQTRNAIVTILALSWVLALLVVTAEAGPTIGIYTGRESYVAGDTIEVSLAAQNEGEGMPVAVYVGLLTPDGGIYTTQFDGWSEGIEPWIPDIYVPPGFAMDRTPFWWFDLPCAMPPIQEPGEYNFAALLTWAGTLDWITGLSLAPFTVGASAGSHCYVDCEIGDDSNDGSEGSPWKTITHALASVEGSEAAPVTIHVAAGTYAASTSGETFPLNMKSWVSLIGEDPDTTVLDAEGAFHVICCDGVDNLAIWGLTLTGAHCVGGYENTRGGGIYCLNSSPTIENCIITENSIDGTMFIFGSAGISCRGGAPTIKGCLIAENRTNVMGLAGGGISCKESSVEILDNIVQANWAQGYGGGIAVRRGTARIEGNTIADNEGEANGGGLYCYGSITLTIADNAIVGNWARYTGGGMDISNVGSSTVIEGNILSDNYTEGGGGGVFCNTNCAATIRYNTISGNTADKDAGGIGCSGSSSPLIKDNVIKDNSAQRLGGGISCSRDSRATIEGNEIAGNWAGTSGGGIFCREDKSMIARNTIVGNTATEHGGGILCHMSYAIITENLVSDNSAIESGGGIHCEHGSVRLEGNVIAGNSGVNVGGGICSYYGTPTLRGNTIHYNSADRYGGGAYFVESTPTVEHNMIGGNIAGVSGGGIYCEKSSLTSLNNAIVENQAGVQGAGMIVKESTVSLGNWTVSRNSAPGGGVCCLDSSMTVLNSILWDNSSFEVMADNSWLGITYSLVEGGYEGVGNIHDDPMFVTGPLGEYYLDPDSLCIDAGSQSADDAGLWYRTTQADGTPDTGALDMGFHYPIP; via the coding sequence ATGATAGGTCATGGTCAGACAAGGAACGCAATCGTCACGATCCTGGCTCTTTCTTGGGTCTTGGCGCTCCTGGTTGTGACGGCCGAAGCAGGGCCCACGATTGGTATCTACACGGGTAGGGAAAGCTACGTTGCCGGCGATACGATCGAGGTGAGCCTAGCCGCTCAGAACGAGGGCGAGGGGATGCCAGTAGCCGTATATGTTGGCCTTCTGACGCCGGACGGAGGCATATACACGACGCAGTTCGATGGATGGAGCGAGGGGATTGAGCCCTGGATACCTGACATCTACGTGCCGCCTGGTTTCGCCATGGACCGGACGCCGTTCTGGTGGTTCGACCTGCCCTGCGCCATGCCCCCGATCCAGGAACCGGGTGAATACAACTTCGCAGCACTTCTAACATGGGCTGGCACCTTGGACTGGATAACCGGGCTGAGCCTCGCCCCGTTCACAGTTGGCGCCTCGGCCGGGTCGCATTGCTACGTTGACTGCGAGATTGGTGACGATTCCAACGACGGTTCCGAGGGCAGTCCCTGGAAAACCATAACGCACGCTCTGGCCTCGGTGGAGGGCTCCGAGGCCGCTCCCGTGACGATCCACGTCGCGGCCGGCACCTACGCCGCTAGCACCAGTGGCGAGACGTTCCCGCTAAACATGAAGAGCTGGGTCTCGCTGATCGGTGAGGATCCTGACACAACGGTCTTAGATGCAGAAGGCGCGTTTCACGTAATCTGCTGCGACGGTGTAGATAATCTGGCAATATGGGGCCTGACGCTGACCGGCGCTCACTGCGTGGGCGGGTATGAAAATACTCGTGGAGGCGGCATATATTGCCTAAACAGCTCTCCCACGATTGAGAACTGCATAATTACAGAAAACAGCATTGATGGCACCATGTTCATATTTGGGAGCGCAGGAATATCATGCAGGGGCGGCGCCCCAACCATCAAGGGCTGTCTAATCGCCGAGAATAGAACAAACGTAATGGGGCTTGCGGGCGGCGGAATATCCTGCAAGGAAAGCTCCGTAGAGATCCTGGACAACATCGTACAGGCGAACTGGGCGCAAGGTTATGGAGGTGGAATTGCCGTACGTCGCGGCACCGCTAGGATAGAAGGCAATACGATAGCCGACAACGAGGGGGAAGCTAATGGAGGAGGCTTGTATTGCTATGGCAGCATTACTCTGACGATTGCGGACAATGCAATCGTAGGCAATTGGGCGCGCTATACAGGTGGCGGAATGGACATCTCCAATGTAGGCAGCTCAACGGTGATCGAAGGCAACATACTCTCGGACAATTACACTGAGGGCGGTGGAGGCGGAGTTTTCTGCAACACAAATTGTGCTGCGACGATTCGCTATAATACAATCTCCGGTAATACAGCAGACAAAGACGCGGGTGGTATTGGATGCTCCGGCAGCTCCTCACCTTTAATCAAGGACAACGTGATCAAGGACAACTCGGCGCAACGATTGGGCGGAGGCATATCATGCTCTCGTGATTCCCGAGCCACAATAGAGGGGAACGAGATAGCAGGGAACTGGGCTGGGACCTCTGGAGGCGGCATCTTCTGTCGGGAGGACAAGTCGATGATTGCGCGCAACACGATTGTAGGGAATACAGCTACGGAGCATGGCGGGGGAATACTCTGCCATATGAGCTATGCAATCATTACAGAGAATCTTGTCAGTGACAACTCCGCAATTGAATCCGGTGGCGGGATTCACTGCGAACACGGTTCGGTGAGACTCGAAGGGAACGTAATCGCCGGCAACTCCGGCGTCAACGTAGGCGGTGGAATATGTTCGTACTACGGCACCCCGACTCTGAGAGGCAATACGATCCACTACAACTCAGCAGACCGATACGGCGGTGGTGCATATTTCGTCGAGAGCACGCCCACTGTAGAACACAACATGATTGGCGGAAACATCGCGGGCGTCTCAGGTGGAGGCATATACTGTGAGAAAAGCAGTCTGACCTCCCTTAACAATGCCATTGTTGAGAATCAGGCTGGCGTTCAGGGCGCAGGGATGATCGTCAAAGAAAGCACAGTCTCTCTTGGCAACTGGACGGTGTCGCGCAATTCTGCTCCCGGCGGCGGCGTGTGTTGTCTCGACAGTTCGATGACAGTGCTCAACAGCATTCTCTGGGACAACTCTTCCTTCGAGGTCATGGCCGACAACAGCTGGCTAGGCATAACTTATTCACTTGTCGAAGGCGGCTATGAAGGAGTGGGGAACATCCACGATGACCCAATGTTCGTCACGGGCCCGTTGGGCGAATACTACCTCGACCCGGACAGCCTGTGTATAGACGCCGGCAGCCAATCAGCCGATGATGCGGGCCTTTGGTATCGGACGACGCAAGCTGACGGGACGCCTGATACGGGAGCTCTAGATATGGGTTTTCACTACCCGATTCCTTGA
- the uvrA gene encoding excinuclease ABC subunit UvrA yields the protein MQQDHIFIKGAREHNLKSIDVSIPRNRLVVITGLSGSGKSSLAFDTLYAEGQRRYVESLSAYARQFLEQMDKPDVDYIEGLSPAISIEQRPVSKNPRSTVGTVTEIYDYLRLLYARVGIPYCYRCGRRIESQSVQQIVDMVLSMPKGAKFYVLAPVVRGRKGEYTTLLADLARQGFVRVLVDGEMRELSEEIALEKYKKHDIDVVVDRLTVAAKNRSRLTDSVELSMKLTKNLIRIALQDKDGRRGWSDDPDARSKPKRKRRRPEASASSSEQHAIARALDGFAIRTFSSEMACLNCGISYQELQPRAFSFNSPYGACTECSGLGVVRSASEDLVVPDPSKSLIDGAIEAWASSENSMTVHVFRSLAEHYDFDPNTPYRELPPEIRHTLMHGSGGERIKLRFRAGTLRWGRIKRFEGILNNLDRRYLQTASEEMRDWIGRYMSTVPCPDCGGARLRPESLAIKVGGLSINQVTQKSVDAAADFFSSLSLPEREEKIAGRILKEIVSRLGFLREVGLGYITLDRPSSTLSGGESQRIHLATQIGSSLVGVLYVLDEPSVGLHQRDNRRLLDTLCELRDLGNTVVVVEHDEETIRTADHVIDLGPGAGEHGGRLVCSGTAEEVSRCEKSLTGDYLSGRRGIPVPQKRRKPSGKFITIVGARRNNLKNINVEIPLGTFCCVTGVSGSGKSSLIDETLYPALSRRIYRSHDVPGEHDELRGVENIDKVIEIDQSPIGRTPRSNAATYTQAFGHIRELFAATIEARKRGYKAGRFSFNVRGGRCETCSGGGQIKIEMHFLPDVYVRCDACGGRRFNRDTLEVRYKGRDIAEVLDMSVDEALKFFENIPRLREKFKTLSDVGLGYIRLGQPATTLSGGEAQRIKLARELSKRATGHTLYTLDEPTTGLHFADIHKLLDVLGCLVDAGNTVVIIEHNLDVIKSADYIIDLGPEGGDDGGYVVASGTPEQVAQDPNSYTGRFLQKVL from the coding sequence TTGCAGCAGGACCACATATTCATAAAAGGGGCGCGGGAGCACAACCTAAAGAGCATCGACGTCTCGATCCCGCGGAACAGGCTCGTAGTGATCACGGGGCTCTCGGGCTCTGGCAAGTCGTCTCTCGCGTTCGACACGCTCTATGCCGAGGGGCAAAGGCGTTACGTTGAGTCGCTCTCGGCGTACGCACGGCAGTTTCTTGAGCAGATGGACAAGCCGGACGTCGATTACATCGAGGGCCTTTCGCCAGCCATCTCGATTGAGCAGCGGCCAGTCAGCAAGAACCCTCGCTCCACAGTGGGCACCGTTACGGAGATTTACGATTATCTGAGGCTGCTTTATGCCCGCGTGGGCATCCCATATTGCTATCGGTGTGGCCGGCGAATCGAATCGCAGTCGGTGCAGCAAATAGTCGACATGGTGCTTAGTATGCCCAAAGGGGCCAAGTTCTACGTCCTTGCGCCCGTTGTGCGAGGCAGAAAAGGGGAATATACCACCTTGCTTGCTGACTTGGCGAGGCAGGGCTTCGTTCGTGTGCTGGTCGATGGAGAGATGCGGGAGCTGTCGGAGGAGATCGCACTCGAGAAGTATAAGAAGCACGACATCGACGTGGTAGTCGATAGGTTGACGGTGGCGGCCAAGAACCGGTCGAGGCTCACCGATTCTGTGGAGCTTTCGATGAAGCTCACTAAGAACCTGATCAGGATCGCGCTTCAGGACAAAGACGGTAGGCGTGGTTGGTCTGACGACCCGGATGCGCGCAGCAAACCGAAGCGCAAACGGCGAAGACCGGAGGCCAGCGCCTCTTCCAGCGAGCAGCACGCCATTGCTCGTGCGCTTGATGGCTTTGCGATTAGGACTTTCAGCAGCGAGATGGCCTGCCTCAACTGCGGCATCAGCTACCAGGAGCTTCAGCCTCGAGCCTTTTCATTCAACAGTCCTTACGGAGCATGTACCGAGTGCTCAGGGCTGGGAGTCGTGCGTTCAGCGTCGGAGGACCTGGTCGTTCCCGACCCGTCCAAATCGCTGATCGATGGGGCGATTGAGGCGTGGGCGAGCTCCGAGAACTCGATGACCGTGCATGTTTTTAGGTCGCTCGCTGAGCACTATGACTTCGATCCCAACACCCCATATCGCGAGCTGCCGCCAGAGATCAGGCATACCCTGATGCACGGCTCGGGCGGGGAACGCATTAAGCTGAGGTTTAGGGCCGGGACCCTCAGGTGGGGTAGGATCAAGAGATTCGAGGGGATTCTGAACAACCTCGATCGGCGGTATTTGCAGACGGCCTCGGAGGAGATGCGGGACTGGATCGGTCGCTATATGAGCACGGTGCCTTGTCCCGATTGTGGCGGGGCGAGGCTGCGTCCCGAGTCGCTTGCGATCAAAGTCGGTGGACTGAGCATAAATCAGGTGACCCAAAAGAGCGTTGACGCGGCGGCGGATTTTTTCAGCAGCCTCTCGTTGCCGGAGCGGGAGGAGAAGATAGCAGGCCGCATACTAAAGGAGATCGTCTCTCGACTTGGCTTTCTGAGGGAGGTTGGCCTGGGCTACATCACCCTCGACAGACCCTCATCAACCCTCTCCGGAGGCGAGTCACAGCGCATCCATCTAGCCACGCAGATCGGCTCGAGCCTCGTTGGCGTCCTTTACGTTCTGGACGAGCCCAGCGTCGGCCTGCACCAGCGAGACAATCGGCGCCTCCTTGACACGCTGTGCGAGCTCAGGGATTTAGGCAACACGGTTGTCGTTGTCGAGCACGACGAGGAGACGATAAGGACTGCCGACCACGTCATCGACCTCGGGCCGGGCGCGGGCGAGCACGGTGGCCGTTTGGTCTGCTCCGGCACGGCCGAGGAAGTCTCGCGATGCGAAAAGTCCTTGACGGGTGATTATCTCTCTGGCCGGCGCGGCATTCCTGTTCCTCAGAAGAGGAGAAAGCCCAGCGGCAAGTTCATCACGATAGTGGGTGCGCGGCGCAACAACCTGAAGAACATCAACGTCGAAATCCCGCTGGGCACGTTTTGCTGCGTGACGGGCGTGTCTGGGTCGGGCAAGAGCTCGCTGATCGATGAGACGCTATACCCGGCGCTTTCAAGGCGAATCTACCGTTCGCACGATGTGCCCGGCGAGCACGACGAGCTCCGCGGGGTAGAGAACATCGACAAGGTCATCGAGATCGACCAGTCTCCGATCGGCAGAACGCCTCGCTCAAATGCAGCGACCTATACGCAGGCTTTTGGCCACATCAGGGAGCTATTCGCCGCCACGATTGAGGCGAGAAAGCGAGGCTACAAAGCAGGAAGGTTCAGCTTTAACGTCAGGGGAGGTAGGTGCGAGACCTGTAGTGGGGGCGGGCAGATCAAGATCGAGATGCACTTCTTGCCGGACGTTTACGTCAGATGTGACGCGTGCGGCGGCAGGCGTTTCAATCGCGACACGCTCGAGGTCCGCTACAAGGGCCGCGATATCGCCGAGGTTCTAGATATGTCCGTGGATGAGGCGTTGAAGTTTTTCGAGAACATCCCGCGACTCAGGGAGAAGTTCAAAACGCTAAGCGACGTGGGGTTGGGTTACATCAGGCTCGGACAGCCTGCAACCACCCTTTCAGGGGGCGAGGCGCAGAGAATAAAGCTCGCCAGGGAGCTCTCCAAACGGGCCACCGGCCACACGCTCTACACTTTGGATGAGCCGACGACAGGGCTGCACTTCGCGGACATCCACAAACTGTTGGACGTTCTGGGCTGCCTCGTCGATGCCGGCAATACGGTTGTAATCATCGAACACAACCTGGACGTGATCAAGTCGGCCGACTACATCATCGACCTGGGCCCCGAGGGCGGTGATGACGGCGGCTACGTGGTTGCGAGCGGCACACCAGAGCAGGTCGCTCAAGACCCCAATTCATATACTGGGCGCTTCCTGCAAAAGGTGCTGTGA
- a CDS encoding N-6 DNA methylase, whose translation MRAHKSQQSLSQVADAFVGSVHDLMQHALTEEDLRVGVEKILGPILAGLGIKSAPSYERLSTEARTVYQGRPDAVHGQVIIEYKRPGTFASDPAVQRAQDQLVDYMTAESAAFKTDPLGLLCRLVGVGIDGTSVFFVRYRQKANTKVATIDRSGFGRQGPYPLGPDTACTFLTYLRALSRLPLTAEHLADRFGPRSQIAQKAVSAFVDALANWRNEKVSVLFNEWRRLFGIVYGAELGPQALAPIEAVSQLYHVDKGAGVPDLLFSIHTYFALLMKLIAVELITLKESSFTASYSFQLTHTSSDQLVGQLTSMEDGGLYAKQGVTNFLEGDFFGWYLDALSPRLEEAIREVARGLSEFEPAMTAINPEPTRDLLKKLYQYLVPKDLRHKLGEYYTPDWLAELLLNETGYKGDTLQRLLDPACGSGTFIVLAIHRAKEYGLQHKEPPLETAKRIRANIWGFDLNPLAVIAARTNYLFALGDLLDVLPDLEIPIYLADSVLWPERTGQMQVNFRGGEYIKLQTSVGEFHVPAVWIRDEGSLLKRAAPLLKEMAKQDYTVGEAIARLKKEGLVFPPHEQVIGNFFKDILELEKQGKNGIWALFLKNAFAPMNAPRFDFVVGNPPWIRWGYLSREYREGTLSMWKEYGLFSLKGHAARLGGGEKDFSMLFLYTAADYYLKKGGKLGFLITQEVFKSKGAGEGFRRFKLGDREPLGVLKGHDLVSVQPFEGAANKTAAIVLRKGRETRYPVPYTVWTRKKGVGRIPTNLKLAEARPLLNRIRLSARPMGSISGSWQTISKSQKRLGVIQGENAYRAFRGASTEPYGVFWVLCEHIFSNGDLLVHNIPAKGKREVPKVQERVEADLVFPALPGRDIRRWQAIANQLIVMPQDPEKREPFPEKRMKEEWPRTYGYFTRFKDVLLSRGSRVVRELAERTAFYAMYGIGPYTVARYKTVWKRMANDLVAAVISQHKTSCGYKTVIPTDTTSFFPTNSEAEAHYLCAIINSTPVRDFIKSYSSPGRGFGAPRVMTHVGIPKFDPQDATHQKLAKLSASLHELKSKNELDGIPELEREVDDTVRVLFGIEGS comes from the coding sequence ATGAGAGCTCATAAGTCCCAGCAATCGCTGTCACAAGTGGCTGATGCTTTTGTTGGCTCGGTCCACGACTTAATGCAACACGCACTAACGGAGGAAGACCTTCGAGTCGGGGTTGAGAAGATTCTAGGTCCTATTCTCGCAGGTCTGGGGATCAAGTCTGCACCAAGCTATGAGCGTTTGAGCACAGAGGCCAGAACGGTCTATCAGGGTCGTCCGGATGCGGTACATGGGCAGGTCATAATTGAGTATAAACGCCCAGGTACGTTTGCGTCCGACCCCGCTGTACAGCGTGCCCAGGACCAACTCGTCGATTATATGACCGCAGAGTCAGCGGCGTTCAAGACCGATCCGCTCGGCCTCTTGTGTCGGCTGGTTGGCGTGGGCATTGACGGCACGTCGGTCTTCTTTGTGAGGTATCGCCAAAAGGCTAATACAAAGGTGGCGACGATAGACAGGTCAGGTTTTGGTCGCCAAGGTCCCTATCCTCTTGGCCCCGATACGGCCTGCACCTTTCTGACGTATCTGCGGGCCCTATCTCGCCTCCCGCTCACAGCAGAGCATCTTGCTGACAGGTTCGGCCCAAGAAGCCAAATCGCTCAGAAAGCGGTGTCAGCGTTTGTCGATGCATTGGCGAACTGGCGCAATGAAAAGGTGAGTGTTTTGTTTAATGAGTGGAGGCGGCTGTTTGGGATAGTATATGGCGCGGAACTTGGCCCTCAAGCACTGGCGCCGATAGAGGCTGTTTCCCAGCTTTATCATGTCGATAAAGGTGCAGGCGTTCCGGATCTGTTGTTTTCAATCCACACGTACTTTGCCCTTCTAATGAAGCTGATAGCAGTCGAGCTCATCACTCTTAAGGAAAGCAGTTTCACCGCGTCGTATTCATTTCAGCTCACGCATACATCAAGCGATCAGTTAGTTGGGCAACTGACCAGCATGGAGGACGGCGGACTCTACGCAAAGCAAGGCGTCACTAATTTCCTCGAGGGCGACTTCTTCGGGTGGTATTTGGATGCCCTTTCGCCCCGCCTTGAAGAGGCAATCAGAGAAGTGGCAAGAGGCCTTTCTGAGTTCGAGCCGGCCATGACCGCCATCAATCCCGAGCCGACACGTGATCTTCTCAAGAAACTCTATCAGTATTTGGTGCCGAAAGACCTTAGACATAAACTCGGCGAATACTATACGCCAGATTGGCTTGCTGAACTGCTCTTGAACGAGACTGGGTACAAAGGGGATACGCTTCAACGCCTCCTTGACCCGGCCTGCGGTTCTGGAACGTTCATCGTTCTTGCCATTCACCGAGCGAAGGAATACGGACTACAACACAAAGAGCCTCCGCTGGAGACAGCCAAGAGAATCAGAGCGAACATCTGGGGCTTTGACCTCAACCCTCTGGCCGTTATCGCTGCCCGGACCAATTACCTCTTCGCGCTAGGTGACCTCCTGGACGTGCTTCCGGACTTGGAGATACCGATTTACCTTGCTGATTCTGTTCTGTGGCCCGAGAGAACTGGCCAGATGCAGGTGAACTTCCGAGGCGGCGAATACATAAAACTTCAAACGTCCGTTGGCGAGTTTCATGTCCCCGCTGTTTGGATAAGGGACGAGGGGTCCCTTCTGAAGAGGGCCGCGCCGCTCCTGAAAGAAATGGCGAAACAGGATTATACCGTAGGTGAGGCAATTGCCAGGCTCAAGAAGGAAGGTCTAGTCTTCCCGCCTCACGAGCAGGTTATCGGGAACTTCTTCAAGGACATTTTGGAACTCGAGAAACAGGGCAAGAACGGTATTTGGGCACTGTTCCTCAAGAACGCTTTTGCACCAATGAATGCTCCGAGGTTTGATTTCGTCGTCGGTAATCCGCCCTGGATACGGTGGGGTTACCTCTCGAGAGAATATAGGGAGGGAACCCTCAGTATGTGGAAGGAATACGGCCTTTTCTCCCTCAAAGGACATGCAGCAAGGTTAGGAGGCGGCGAGAAGGATTTCTCAATGCTTTTCTTATACACAGCCGCAGATTACTACCTCAAGAAGGGCGGTAAGCTTGGATTTCTCATTACCCAGGAGGTTTTCAAATCAAAGGGGGCGGGCGAGGGATTTCGGAGATTCAAGCTCGGCGACCGTGAGCCGCTGGGAGTTCTAAAGGGGCACGACCTCGTTTCTGTTCAGCCGTTTGAAGGGGCAGCAAACAAGACAGCCGCTATCGTTCTAAGGAAGGGTCGGGAGACCCGCTATCCGGTTCCTTACACGGTTTGGACCAGGAAGAAAGGTGTAGGCAGAATCCCGACCAACCTGAAGCTGGCAGAAGCCCGACCGCTGCTCAACAGAATCAGGCTGAGTGCTCGACCAATGGGTTCAATAAGTGGTTCTTGGCAGACAATCAGCAAGAGCCAGAAACGACTTGGCGTGATCCAGGGCGAAAATGCTTATAGGGCATTCCGGGGGGCAAGCACCGAGCCTTATGGGGTCTTCTGGGTCCTGTGCGAACACATATTCTCTAATGGCGACTTGCTCGTCCATAATATCCCAGCGAAGGGCAAACGAGAAGTTCCAAAGGTCCAAGAGAGGGTTGAAGCCGATCTCGTCTTCCCAGCTTTGCCCGGAAGAGACATCCGCCGATGGCAGGCGATCGCAAATCAGCTCATTGTGATGCCTCAAGACCCAGAGAAGAGGGAGCCTTTCCCCGAAAAACGTATGAAAGAAGAGTGGCCTAGAACGTACGGATACTTCACAAGGTTCAAAGATGTCCTGTTGTCTCGTGGGTCAAGAGTTGTGCGCGAACTTGCTGAGAGGACAGCGTTTTATGCGATGTATGGTATTGGCCCTTATACGGTCGCGCGCTACAAGACCGTCTGGAAGCGTATGGCAAATGACCTCGTGGCCGCGGTTATCAGCCAGCATAAAACCTCCTGCGGGTACAAAACGGTTATACCTACGGATACAACCTCGTTCTTTCCGACCAATAGCGAGGCGGAGGCGCACTATCTTTGCGCCATAATCAACTCAACGCCCGTGCGGGACTTCATCAAATCATACTCATCGCCCGGCAGGGGCTTCGGCGCACCCAGAGTTATGACACACGTCGGCATTCCCAAGTTCGATCCCCAAGACGCGACCCATCAGAAACTGGCCAAATTGTCAGCGTCTCTCCACGAGTTGAAATCGAAGAATGAGCTCGATGGGATTCCGGAATTGGAGAGAGAAGTGGACGACACCGTCCGCGTTCTGTTTGGCATCGAGGGCTCGTAA
- a CDS encoding glycosyltransferase family 2 protein produces MVSDMVAEDAAPELSIITVTYNSRDYIIRCLQNIIAAANGVRLEVILVDNASTDGTIAAVREHFSDAPWLTIIANDKNLGFGKACNLGAEQAHGRYILLLNPDLFLLPDAMRTSLDAFTRLDRCGAVMARTFWDDEMQFQFSCLKSIGPLAAMVQHTSLRRLLSQRTFERYWKMDWAMWSGDAPVEVLGVPGSYLMLSRELFWQLGGFDERFFMYYEDEDLCRRIRKAEHAIYCLPDAKAIHYCAQSLKTSERAAMGRIQRRSLIALYEKHYPVIGHALAICIRANNFMVSNAKRILGLCRSSMVSSAIAIGPPDGIELAWQSVPRAEHYILEITPDPCFLHKVGARVADARYFLAHRAYRMLAPDVYFWRAVPMVGNERTGKVQVGRFRIVADTSGEER; encoded by the coding sequence ATGGTGAGCGATATGGTTGCCGAAGACGCCGCCCCCGAGCTCTCGATCATAACCGTCACCTATAATAGCAGGGACTACATCATAAGGTGCCTCCAGAACATCATTGCCGCCGCCAATGGCGTTCGCCTCGAGGTCATTCTGGTTGACAACGCCTCAACGGACGGCACAATTGCCGCGGTGAGGGAACACTTCTCTGATGCCCCCTGGCTCACAATCATCGCAAATGACAAGAACCTCGGCTTCGGGAAAGCCTGCAATCTCGGTGCAGAGCAAGCTCACGGCCGCTATATCCTCCTTCTCAACCCAGACCTCTTCCTACTGCCCGACGCAATGCGCACCTCGCTTGACGCCTTCACGCGGCTTGATCGCTGCGGCGCTGTCATGGCGCGAACGTTCTGGGACGACGAAATGCAGTTTCAGTTCTCATGCCTGAAGAGCATCGGACCCCTGGCCGCAATGGTTCAACACACGTCGCTCCGCCGCCTGCTCAGCCAGCGCACCTTCGAGAGATACTGGAAGATGGACTGGGCGATGTGGTCCGGCGATGCGCCGGTTGAGGTCTTAGGTGTTCCGGGTAGCTACCTCATGCTCTCTCGCGAGCTATTCTGGCAGCTTGGCGGCTTTGACGAGCGTTTCTTCATGTATTATGAGGACGAGGACCTCTGTCGGCGGATCAGAAAGGCCGAGCACGCAATATACTGCCTTCCAGATGCGAAGGCGATTCACTACTGCGCTCAGAGTTTGAAGACTTCCGAAAGAGCTGCTATGGGGAGAATCCAGAGAAGGAGCTTGATTGCGCTTTATGAGAAGCACTATCCGGTCATTGGACATGCCTTAGCCATCTGTATCCGGGCTAACAACTTTATGGTCTCCAACGCGAAGCGCATCCTCGGCCTGTGCCGTAGCAGCATGGTCTCGAGCGCTATTGCAATAGGCCCTCCAGACGGCATCGAGCTCGCCTGGCAAAGTGTTCCCAGGGCAGAGCACTACATCCTTGAGATCACGCCGGACCCCTGTTTCCTTCACAAGGTTGGGGCGAGGGTGGCCGACGCTAGATACTTCCTCGCTCACCGCGCCTACCGGATGCTCGCGCCGGATGTCTATTTCTGGCGCGCCGTGCCCATGGTTGGGAACGAGCGCACGGGAAAGGTCCAGGTCGGGCGTTTCAGGATCGTTGCAGACACAAGTGGCGAGGAGAGATAG